ATAAAGCATTGCCTCTTCAGTTTCCCCATCATTTTTTACAATATGATAATATTGTGTGGTTAAATGTGGATGTTTGTACTCCCCCTGGCTTTAACCTATCCATTTAATATTGAATCCTCTCGCAGTGTCTTTTAAGTGATTTCAGAATGTGCATCTTTCATTGCGTGTCACACGCATGACAGGGCCTGTGCATCTTGGCTGGGGTAGTGAGCCACACCTGTGACAGCCTGGGCTCCTCTCAGAGCTCAGAGACACATGGAGACACTCAGAGACACTCTGATAACATGGCTGTGTTAGCATGAATCATACAGCATGACTGGACCCCTCCCCATAAAACTTGACCTTTTTAGAATCCCCCCTCCCAAACTACAACCCTAGTCTCACcattgtctgtctgtttgtctgtctgtctgagtgatGCAGGACCTCTCCAATATGCCAGAGGAAATGCGATAAGCAGAAGGATGGTATTGATGACAGCAGTACTTTAGCCAGCTAGCAGCACTCTGGCAGGAAACACAAAGCTGATTGAGAGATCAAATTTGCTTTTTGTGAGAAATGTAAGAAGCATTAAATGCATGAAAAATCCAATTAACACACAAAAACATTATCTCAGCAGTTACAGATTAGTCTGGGTACCAGTttgtttgtgccatcatgccacTCCTTTTCATGCTGAGTGGCAAGGAgtggcatgatggcacaaacagatctgagaccatgCTAGTTACAGAGAGGAGTAGAAGGCTTTTGGAACAAAAAGTCAGCTTGATTGGAGAAGTCTCATGTGAAAAagacttaaaggtccaatgcagcctttttttaaatctcaatatcaaatcaattcAGTACATTACCGTAATCGTTTtccattaaaatggtcaaaattaAACAAAAATATCTTTCTGAACCAGgagttttgctaggactgtctgggagtggtctgagtggggtggggaaggataccaaagcGGGGGAGGGGTCTAATGGGGAGAGATTATtgaagaggtttggaactctttttgTTGTTGGTCTATTACAATTCATACTGCCTGGAGATGTTACCAGGCAAGCCAAAACTTCACCCATACAACACTTGCTGATTATAATGTCCTGAGTAGATTGTATTTTAAACCagaaactatcaggaaataacactgatcaacattttccacacttttacagtgttagtttcatcagctgttgtacaaaatgatacaaaacacaggaaaaCATAATTTTGACTGTGATGGGCCTTTGAAGCctaaaaaacaagaaaaagaaCTACGTCCCCACATTTCCCATGCTTAATCCAAGCAATTTTGAATCTTCATGTACAAAATGGACTGATGCTATGTGTGAAGAAGTGGAaatactctctctgttccctcaggTCTGTCGTTTTGGCTGAACCTCAGGAACTCAACATGGCTTCCCAGACGTCGTTGTTGTTGTACTGTCACCTTATTTCAATTGAAAAAAATGTCATATAGTTCTTAATTGTGTAGGACTTTTATGTACATCCTTGGGGTAAAGGAACATTGTAGATGTAAAGGAAAGTTTTGTGCAAGCAGACAGAGTATTATGCCATCTCATGGGTAATCCCGATGTTGACTGGCATTTTTGTGTTGGCCCCACAGGCCTGAGGACGGAGAAATTCACCCAGAGATCTGCAGGCTCTTTATCCAGCTGCAGTGCTGTCTGGAGATGTACATCACAGAGATGctcaagtctgtctgtctgctgggaTCCCTGCAGCTCCACAGGAAAGGTAGGGAATGCCTGGCATAAAATGACATAGCAACGCTATAACCTGAAATCACTATTATAGCCAGAGACATGAAGCCTGATGGGATCAAAAACAATCCTAACTGAGCTATTTTGAGCTACAATTCACTGTTTATTGTGTAAAACATGTAATGACTATTACATTACTATtattaatagtgtgtgtgtgtgtgtgtgtgtgtgtgtgtgtgtgtgtgtgtgtgtgtgtgtgtgtgtgtgtgtgtgtgtgtgtgtgtgtgtgtgtgtgtgtgtgtgtgtgtgtgtgtgtgtgtgtgtgtgtgtgtgtgtgtgtgtgttttccagggAAGGATTGCTGTGGGCCTCCCAGGCTTGACAGTAAGATGGATGAGAGCTCAGACATCCCCATTCTAGAAGACACCTCCTCCCCCATGGACTGTCATCAACTCTGCTGGCTGGTCACCACAGACATAGACAATACTGAGAGGTgggcccactgtgtgtgtgtgtgtgagttcttgagtgtgcgcgtgtgttattattattattctgtgTGCATTAGCAAAACACACATGAACACTACATGAATATGATTTTATAGGGACATGAGAGAGATGAAGAACCTTCTCAGTAAACTCAGGGAGGCGATGCCTTTACCACTGAAGAACCAAGGTAGGGCCTCCACAGGGGCGCTCACATGGTTTCTATGCTTGGATCTTATGTGCGTTAGATACACAGTTAAAATGACTTTGAGATTAGTTTGGACATGTAATGGGCTTATCTCTGTTTGTACCCAGATGACAGCAGCTTGCTGAACCTAACTCCCTACCCACTGGTCCGACAGAGGAAGAGACGGTTCTTTGGGCTCTGTTGCCTGGTAACCAGCTAAGGGGCCTGCCCTCCTGGGTTGAAGGCAGGAACGGTAATGCTTAAGTTGAAGTGTTGTTCATGGCACATCCATAAAAGTGTCCTATGCACATCATAATTCAAGTGTCATAAGACATGTAAAAAAAAGACACAAAAGTTATAAAAGCTTTGTCAACTGGAATGACATACAGTATTTGCATGTCATGACCAATATATTTATTTGCATTATGACATGGTGTCATAAGATATTGACAGTTATCATAACAGTGCCCCATAAAGAAAAGAGCATAGAATTAAATCTTTTGTCATGTGTCATGGACAACACTGCACGTAAAGTGCTACTGCGGCAACAAAGACACCATTAACCACAATCCTTCACCACTTGTGTCTCCCACCACTATATTACTGCCATTTCCAATATCCAATACAGTTCTCTCTTTGTTGAAAAGGCTACCCCATTTTAGAATTTTATTTTGTAATACAAAGATAAATTGTAATTGCAATGTAATGAAACCAATAGtcaaaacatatattttaaatgtattgCAACTGCTTTTCATTTGGTACAGAAGTCCAACCTTTTCATTTGGTACAGAAGTTCAACCTTTTTGTTTGGTACAGAAGTTCAACCTTTTTGTTTGGTACAGAAGTTCAACCTTTTTGTTTGGTACAGAAGTTCAACCTTTTTGTTTGGTACAGAAGTTCAACCTTTTTGTTTGGTACAGAAGTTCAACCTTTTTGTTTGGTACAGAAGTTCAACCTTTTTGTTTGGTACAGAAGTCCAACCTTTTTGTTTGGTACAGTAACGGGTGTCGTCGgaaggatgagaccaaggcgcagcgttctttgagttccacataatctATTAACGAAGTGAAACTTTAGAAaagaaaaaacaataaagaatacaacgaccgaacagcttcgttgtgcaaactacctgcacacaaacaaagaacaagatcctacacagaaagagggaaaagggcagcctaagtatgatccccaatcagagacaacaatagacagctgcctctgattcggaaccacactcggccagaaacaaagaaatacaaaacatataaatacaccaaaccaaaatagagacataaaaagctctctacggtcagggcgtgacagtacccccccccccccccccccaaaggtgcggactccggccgcaaaacctgaacctatcggggagggtctgggtgggcatttctccgCGGTGgcagctctggtgcgggacgtacaccccgctccacctctggcttgacCCACTTAGGTAGCGCCTCTAGAgaggggaccctcgccgccgaccccggactggggaccctcgtagcgggccccggactagGGACCCTCgttggaagctccggactgaacgGCGCCTTtagaagctccggactgaagggcgcctctggaagctccggactgaagggcgcctctggaagctccggactgaagggcgcctctggaagctccggactgaagggcgcctctggaagcttcTGActggagggcgacgctggaggctctaGACTGGTGGGCGTCACTAGAAGCTACTGACTGGAGGGcaacactggaggctccggactggagggcgtcgctggaggatccggactggagggccactctggagggaggagacgcagagacagcctggtgggccctgtggcagccccacgcaccaggctgtctctgcgtctcctccctccagagtggccctccagtccggatcctcctgccacagggcccaccaggctggggagacctacaagAGGCCTGGTGCGTAGAGAAGGCACcggatgaaccgggctgtgggggagcacttgAGCTCTGATgcacagccttggcaccactcctccagtctgaatgcccactttagcccggcacctCCCGAgcgcaggcacaggtcgaaccgggctgtgggggagcactggagatctggtgcttaccACGTACACCTCTCTTTTTGTCtgcatgcccactttagcccggcacgtgCGGAAAGCTGGAACAGGCCGCGCTGGGTTCTCCTAGCGAACTGGGGATACTGTgcgtagagctggcgcaggataaccAGGGCCAACGAGACGCaccggagaccaggagcgctgagccggcacaatcccTCCTGGCTGAATGCCAACTCTAGCACGGCAACTGCGGGGAGCTTGCagagagcgcaccgggctatgagagcgcactggagacacacggCGCAGAGCCGCATAACCTGGTGCCTGACTAGTCACtctctccccacggtaagcacggggagttggctcaggtctataacctgactccgccaatctccccgtgtgccccccaaaaaaacatttgggggctgcctctcgtgcacgcctcattgagccaactcctcgtagcgTCACCGCTCCGCCTTAGCTGCTTCCAGCTCATCCTTAGGACGACGATATTCTCccgcctgtgcccagggtcccttgcctttcattatctcctcccatgtccattcctccaggaaacgctgcttggtctttttgtggtgggatcttctgtaacgggtgtcgttggaaggatgagaccaaggcgcagcgttctttgagttccacataatttattaacgaATTGAAACTTTAGAAAAGAAAAAACAATAACGAATACAATGACCGAACAGCTTTGTTGTGCAAACTACCTACaaacaaacaaagaacaagatcccacacagaaagagggaagagggcagcctaagtatgatccccaatcagagacaacgatagacagctgcctctgattgggaaccacactcggccagaaacaaagaaatacaaaacctagaaatacagaacatagaatgcccacccaaatcacaccctaaccaaaccaaaatagagacataaaaagctctctacggtcagggcgtgataggtacagtagtccaACCTTTTCGTTTGTCATAGGTTTTcgggagagagagaccatttgAAACAATGTCAACATTTAGTTTGTTCCATAAAGCTGCATTGATGAATTAATTAATTGTGTGTAGGAAACAATTTCATCTTTAAGTTTGTTTCAAAAACAATGTTACCAAGTACGATACTTGCCATGTGTGGCAATACTTTTCCAATATGACCGGTCATTGAAGTTAGACACTTGCAGTAAACAGATATGCTATTTTAGGGCTCcattcaatctgtatcgctgaagaGTTAAAGATTGCACAAtttaaatgtaaaggtaatttccgattgagctgaCATACACAGAGTTTACTGtaaatgcagtctccgctaacaTTGCCTTTGATTTTTCAATCACGCTTTAAAGCTGAACTTCCGTGATACGCATTGAATAAAGcccttaatttgatcactctgttgtcacAGAATGAAAACTTCTGGTATATTCAATTTTTATAAAGTATTCTAAAGTTTGCAATTTCCAGTTTAATATGTCAGACTTGACTTACCCTAAtgtaaaatgtatcaacccctacaaaaaaatgtccattcattataatccacataatgaTTCACATgacctgttgctgcaggattattttcctgctgtgaaaaACTAGTCAAATTAAGATAGCAGATCTGTATATGTACACTACTAGATAAA
This window of the Salvelinus fontinalis isolate EN_2023a chromosome 28, ASM2944872v1, whole genome shotgun sequence genome carries:
- the LOC129826696 gene encoding regulator of G-protein signaling 7-binding protein A-like, with the translated sequence MSSAPNGRKNRPRSAGNIFQIGKAPYRDPERRESTESTRKAQRAVADCRMIVQEFNTLVALYRELVISIGEISVDCPSLRAEMHKTRTKGCEMARAANQSLSVISGPEDGEIHPEICRLFIQLQCCLEMYITEMLKSVCLLGSLQLHRKGKDCCGPPRLDSKMDESSDIPILEDTSSPMDCHQLCWLVTTDIDNTERDMREMKNLLSKLREAMPLPLKNQDDSSLLNLTPYPLVRQRKRRFFGLCCLVTS